The sequence GCAATTTTGCTAGCAGAAGCAGTTTGTTTGAATGATTCTGTTTTTTCGGTTCGAGATCGTTGCGCAAGGCGAGTTTCTGTAGCCTCAGGCATTAGTGCGGTTACAGTTACTCCGGTGCCTTCGAGTTCAGACGCTATTGCATTAGAAAAAGATGTAACGTATGCTTTTGTGGCATAGTATACAGCTTGAAGTGGTCCGGGCATTAGAGCTGCTGTGGATGAAGTATTTAGAATTTTTCCAAAGCCTCTTGCTATAAAGTCGGGTAAAAATTTTCTGGTAAGTTCGGTAACGGCAATCATATTGATTTGCATCATGGCAAGGTTGGTTTCTAAGTCTTGTTCATAGAAATATCCTTGATTGCCAAGTTCGGCATTGTTTATGAGATAGTTGATTTCTATTTCTTGTGACTTTATTTCGTTATAAAGCTCTGTGGCGGCTCCAGGTTTAGATAGGTCTTTTGTAATGCAATAAACTTTTGATTGACATTTAGAATCGATTAGCTCGGCAACGTGTGTTAAATCTTCCGTTGTTTTCGCAACGATTACTAGATCGCCCCCTTTGTACGCATGTAGTTTGGCAAGTTCCAGACCTATCCCGCTAGATGCTCCTGTGATTAATGCTACTTTTTTCATGTTAAAATCTCCTTCAAGTATAGATTATAGTGTATAATGCGAAGTCTATAATAGGGATTATGTTTGGTTTGCTAATATTATTCGTTCTAGAAATTGTCCGGTATATGATTGTTTTACTGTTGCGACTTCTTCGGGTGTGCCGGTTGCAACAACAGTTCCCCCTTTGATTCCACCAAGAGGTCCCAAGTCTATAATATAGTCTGCAATTTTGATAATATCCAAATTATGTTCGATTACTACAACTGTATTTCCATTATTTACAAGCCTGTCTAATATTCTGATAAGCTTATCTACATCTGCAAAATGCAACCCCGTTGTTGGTTCATCTAATATATATATTGTTTTTCCGGTAGTTCGTTTGCTAAGTTCAGTGGCAAGTTTTATACGCTGAGCTTCTCCGCCAGAAAGAGTTGTTGATGGTTGGCCAAGCTTGATATAAGAAAGTCCAACATCGATTAATGTTTTTAATTTCTTTGCAATACTGGGGATATTTTTA is a genomic window of Candidatus Epulonipiscium viviparus containing:
- a CDS encoding SDR family NAD(P)-dependent oxidoreductase, which produces MKKVALITGASSGIGLELAKLHAYKGGDLVIVAKTTEDLTHVAELIDSKCQSKVYCITKDLSKPGAATELYNEIKSQEIEINYLINNAELGNQGYFYEQDLETNLAMMQINMIAVTELTRKFLPDFIARGFGKILNTSSTAALMPGPLQAVYYATKAYVTSFSNAIASELEGTGVTVTALMPEATETRLAQRSRTEKTESFKQTASASKIAQEGYEAMMQGKLDIIAGIPFPLSIMLKTSPFFSKKKLLNHIKKSQQVEQLDTAPIQ